CCACAAGGAATTTTTGCTCTTTCCTTATCAAAGTGTTTTATTTCTTTGACTATGGATTTGCGCTCTTCCCTGTCTGTTACCGCTTTGAGTTTCAACACTGCACGACTTTTGCCGTACTCAAATTTCACCCTTTCGGGATTGTCTGCTCTTTCCTTGCCCTTGTTGAATTTTTGGATGTATTCACGCATATAAGTGTCAAGTTGGTCAAGGTAGATGTTTGCCAATATCGGGCTGATTATTCCACCTTGTGGCGTGCCACTATATGTTTTGTTGAATACCCAATTTTCAATAAATCCCGCATTGAGGAACTTGCGTATCAATCGAAGAAAACGCTCATCGTCAATTCGCTTCCTTAAAATGTCTATCAATGTGTTATGATTGATATTGTCAAAGAAGCCTTTTATGTCCCCTTCTATGAACCAACGTGTCCCATTGAATGACTTTTGAATTTGTTGCAAGGCTGTATGACAACTTCGTTTGGGTCTAAAACCATGGGAATTGTTGTCAAAGCTACCTTCATATATCGCTTCCAAAATCATTCTGACAACTTCTTGAAGAAGTTTGTCGTTGAATGTGGGTATGCCAAGAGGTCGTTTCTTCCCATTCTTCTTGGGAATATAAACTCTCCTTGACGGTATGGGCTGATATGACTCGTCTTTCAACGAAATTATCAGTTTTTCAATGCGTGATATACTCATGTGGTCAATGGTGGCGTTGTCTGCCCCCTTGGTCATGTTACCCTCCTTTGCATAAATGCGCTGATAGGCAGCATAGTACATCTGTTCATTGAAGAGCAGGCGGTAAAGCCGCTCAAATTTATAGTTCGGTTGTCGGCTGTGTATAGCCAGACTGTTTAATACTCTTTCTGAATTTCTCATAATGTCTCACACATTTTTCATTAATTGTATTAAAAGAATTAACTGCCTCCCTTTGCCATGTGCAGGTCATTATCCTGCTCGGACTACTACGGAGGCTCCGTTGCCTTGTCAGATATTCAGAGGTCTGCACCTCATAGCCTTACAAGTGGCTTTCCGATTTAGGCAATCCCCGTTTGCTTGCATAATAACTCTTGCCTGATAGACAGGAGGATATGACTTTCGTCCTTTTCTGCTTATTGCAGATGCGTCGTGACAAGTACATGCTCTATTCTCCTCAAAGACTGGAAAATGAGTGTCACGATACAACGAGTTTAGCTATCTTACGTTGCAGGTACGCGCAGATACCGCTTGGACTATCATTCAATCAGTATAGATTTTATCCTTTGTCTATCTTTTCATCCCACCATTCAGTCGCAATCTGATAGCTGATTGACTTATGGATTTCCTACATGCTACACTCCCCATCGTCTTTCGTTGAATGGATAAGTAGGCGGATGATAGGTCTTTTCAATGTACACTTGCCTAATTCCTTGCTAATGGAATAGTTATTTATGCAGCCTTGACGGGCGCACCCTTGATGGAGTCAATCTCAAAGACGATGAAGGTCTCATCAAACAGCTTTGTGTCGAGGTTCTCATTGAGTGTAAGCTCATGACTACCACCCTTGTAGAAGTCCTTCAGCAGATAGTTGTAGGATGCCAAGTCTATTCCTGCCAGATTGTTCTCCTTTATAATCTGAGGAATACGGACTTTACTGTACTCGTAGAATGTGTTGAACGACAGGTTCTCTATTTGTTTCTTCATGAAGTATTCATCGAAGTATTCCGTGATAACCTGCTCTATGAGACGGTCTTCCGTCTTGGTGACTTCACCTTGGGGTCCTTTCCAGATGAGCATGACCAGATTTTTCAGGAAGCCTATCTTCTCGATGTTCAACTCCTCACGCTTGATGGCAAAAGGATTCATCGTGATAGGATGCTCGTCTGTGTAGCTGATATATTTGCCACCGACATATTCGCAGAGTCCTTCATATGAATTACCGGTATCAACCATCACAACGTCGGTGTTCTGTTCCCACATCTGACGGACTACACTATTCATGAAGAAGCCTTTTTATATATCCTAACACGCTGAGCCACAGTACTCTCTTGAAAACAACAAATTCAAAACGGTACAAATTTTGAACAGGGGAAAATCTATAGTTCAAGGCACTCGGCAAAGAGAAAAAACTATGACAGGGGCAAAAAGCAATTTTAAGATTATTTATGAAAATATTTTGGGCAATTTTGGCTGGTTGCTATCCAAAGAGCGCATTTTTGATGAAAAGTCCCACTTTCATCAGCCATAAAGAGTGAGACAATCGAAAAAGAAAAGGAGGGGTGAGAGAGCCTTGTTTGTGGCTTCTACATAGGGCGAAAATGGATGTCTTGTACCTCGGTTGTATCTCAGTCGGCATATAATGCTGAAAGACAATGCAGGTTAATAATTCGGCGGCAATAGAATAGCGTTTGAAAGACGTATTCATTGTTTAGTAGTTTTCCTGATAAAATGTTAAATTTAGGGTAGTTAGATTAGTTTTTCTTCCAATTGTTTGGTTTTTTGGAATTGAATGCCTACCTTTGCATTGACAAATCCCGCTCGCTTCCCATAAGAACAGCGTACCCAGCGGGACATTTTTTAAATTGTAGGTATATGAAAGTTATAAAGAACAAGACAATAGATTTTGCAACCGCAGTTCAGGCTCCCGTCATTAACGGAAATAGAGCTGCACGGACAGGTTATGTCCGTTTGGTTCGCCTTATCACTGACGAGCCTGTTCCTCAACAAACTTCATATACGGGAAAAATTGAGTTGAGGTAGGAATGGCTGTATATACAAAAGAATACGAATCCCAGCCAGAGGCTATTCTTACAAACGTCATTATCTGTCCAGCCGTAGATTTGTCGGCAAACGTGGCTGTTCCTGTTCATTGCCAAGTTGAAAATGTATTGTGGGACACAGGAGCGACCAATACATTGATTTCACAGGAAGTTGTAAATGCTTTAGGGTTACAACCGAAGAACAAGGCTCTTATTTCGAGTGCAGGAGGTGATGTCGAATCCTGGACTTACCTTGTTCATGTTATCCTTCCAACAGGAACAGCAGAGTTGAATGTTCAGGCTCTGCTTAACGACAATTCAGACTATGATGTGGTGATTGGCATGGATATTATAAATTCATGCGACTTCTGCTATACAAACAAAGACGGCAAAAGTACATTCTCCTTATGTCATCCAGCAAAGGAGAAAATCATTCTGAAATAAACCAGCCATAGGCTTTCTTTCAAGAAAGACATGTGCGACAACAATAATGACAGATGTGACATTCGCATCTGTCTTTTGCTTTTTACGCCAATAAGAGGCCATTTCCTTACACAAAATATACGAGATTTGAGCAAGAATTAGTTAATTATGGTTAAATTTAAGGTTTATACATACTTTTCCATAACAAAATGAGGTTGTATTGAGATTTTCTTTGTACTTTTGCAGCGGACTATTATCGCCATGTTTATAGCCATTGAGGTTAGACGTGTTCTTTCGTGATGGCATACAAGGCAGCCTACGCCGTGCTGAGTATGGCGGAGTCATAATGACAAAGCGGTACAAAGCGGGCATTGGGTGGGAAAGATAGTCCAGACATAATGAAGGCGTTTACTAACGCTCTGTTTAAGACAGTCTGTAATCTAGCAAATTAACAGTTATCATAGTCTTGAGCAAAGCCAACGGTAGATGTCCCGGGTGTGATAATATCGCTCCTGCGGAGACCTGTAAGCACGGATTGTACCTTTTCGGGCACAACAATTGTTTATTATGGTCTCCTAATGGAAATGATTATTCATATCGGCGTGGGCTCTGACGTTGTCTGTTCAACTATGATAGGCAATTGCTAGAGCCTCAGACTGTGGAATAGACAACAGACGTTTCCACGCTCTTTTTATGTCTATATTGCTATTAACGAGCAACGACATATAAGCCGATATGAACGCATTGCTTAATGCGCATACCAAACGAGGTTGCGATTCACCTCCTCACATTGGATTTGCCTCCAATGTCTCCCCCGAAGCCCAAAGCTCACAAACAGGGGTGTCCTCGGAATATGTCCAGCAGGAAGGTTACAACTGGTTTGTTCTTCGTGCTACTTATAACAGGGTAAATGCAGCCGTAGAGAAAGCAAAGAAGAATGATATTAAGACATACGTGCCGATGCACTATGTACTAAAAGTGATTGCTGGGAAGAAGAAGCGAATACAACAGCCTCTTCTTCCCAACTTTCTTTTTATATACGCCACAAGGGAACAATCAGACAGTTTTGTGAAAAAGACAGTTGATGCCCCAATCTCTTTTATAAAATATTATTTGGATAAGACGCTTCCTCCAGAGGCAAACGGTAAAAATCCTCCGCTTATTATACCATACAATGCAATGATAAATTTTATCAAAGCAACAAGTACTGATAGTGAGCATGTACGCATTGTTACAGCGGAACAGTGTCACTATAAAAGTGGAGATAAAGTACGAGTAATAGCTGGTGACTTCAAGGGAGTGGTTGGAAAAGTTGCCAGAATAGCAGGACAACAAAGAATTGTTGTTGAGATCTCGGGATTGTGCCTTGTCGCTACTGCGTATATTCCTACTGATTTTATTGAGATTGTCAAATAATGCCGAAAGGCATATTGTTTAATTTAAATTTTTTATTTTATGAAGACAAAAAAGAAATTGCCCGTTCGTTTTACGGGTCAGCACTTTACTATTGATAAAGTGCTAATAAAAGATGCAATAAGACAAGCAAATATAAGTAATCAGGATACGGTTTTAGATATTGGGGCAGGCAAGGGGTTTCTTACTGTTCATTTATTAAAAATCGCCAACAATGTTGTTGCTATTGAAAACGACACAGCTTTGGTTGAACATTTACGAAAATTATTTTCTGATGCCCGAAATGTTCAAGTTGTCGGTTGTGATTTTAGGAATTTTGCAGTTCCGAAATTTCCTTTCAAAGTGGTGTCAAATATTCCTTATGGCATTACTTCCGATATTTTCAAAATCCTGATGTTTGAGAGTCTTGGAAATTTTCTGGGAGGTTCCATTGTCCTTCAATTAGAACCTACACAAAAGTTATTTTCGAGGAAGCTTTACAATCCATATACCGTTTTCTATCATACTTTTTTTGATTTGAAACTTGTCTATGAGGTAGGTCCTGAAAGTTTCTTGCCACCGCCAACTGTCAAATCAGCCCTGTTAAACATTAAAAGAAAACACTTATTTTTTGATTTTAAGTTTAAAGCCAAATACTTAGCATTTATTTCCTGTCTGTTAGAGAAACCTGATTTATCTGTAAAAACAGCTTTAAAGTCGATTTTCAGGAAAAGTCAGGTCAGGTCAATTTCGGAAAAATTCGGTTTAAACCTTAATGCTCAAATTGTTTGTTTGTCTCCAAGTCAATGGTTAAACTGTTTTTTGGAAATGCTGGAAGTTGTCCCTGAAAAATTTCATCCTTCGTAGTTCAAAGTCGGGTGGTTGTCAAGATGATTTTTTTGGTTTGGTGTCGTCTTTTTTTAAGCTGCCGCATAACGGCTGGCAAATTGGCGATGGAGCCGACTTTTAGCACAAATGTTGAATAGAATTACTAATCTTCAACATTGCACAAAAGTTCAACCTCAAATCCGCAACCGCCCTCATAAGATGACACAGAGGTCAAAAAGGTAGCGACACTGTGGCAAAAGAGGGTGCAACGCAGCAAAAATCGCCACAAAGACGCATTAAATCCCCTTACCCCACCATGCGACTTGAGGCAATACGCAAAATCACGACCATAAGTTGTCGGTGTCATCCAAAGTCATTCTGGAACACATCAGCATAAGCGTTGTTGCATGAATAGATATTCAGCACATACTGCCTTGATGTCCTGACCCATTTGGCTGGCACAGAGATGAACTTGAAGACAAACGCCTTGATGCGGCTTGTTGCTTTGAGTCCGAACCTCTTCACGTCAAGCCTCGCCATGATGAATTTATAGAAGTTGCGTATGAGTGCCGTAAGCAGAAGAAACACCGTGTTTTCTCCCATGAAGGATTTTGGAAGCCTGTTCCAGCCGAATCCGTTATTCATTTCATCGAAGATGCGTTCCTTCCCTCCACGGAGGTTATAGAATTTGACAATCTCTTTCTCGGAAGACTCGTAGTCATTTGTAAGGATGCAGCGGTAGGTGTATTCGCCTTCCCACAGGTCAATCTCACCGTCAATTCGCTTCTGCCTTTGGATTACAAGACGGTATGCCCTCCCTTTCCATTTCTCAACAAGAATGGAGTTCAGTTCAAACTCAATGCCGCCCAGTTCCTCTCTCTTCCACCCTCTGAGTGCAAAGATGTCATCGTAGAGCGAACCGCAGCGGTTGGCGCGGATATAGAAAGTCATGCAATGCTTTCCGACCTCTTCCACAATTTCCTCTGAGCAGGATCCGCAATCTGCCCTGAAACGATTGACTGTCAATCCTTTCTGTTCAATCCTCTCAAAGAATCTCCTCAACGTGTCCTTCTGGTGGAAACGAACGTTAGTGTTGCCGTCGCTGTTCTCTATGCCGACAATCATGTCGCCAATGACAGCCACACCTGGACGGTACCCGAGAAACTTCTTGTATGTGGGTTTCGCATCAAACTTCTCAGCCTCTATGAACTGGTGGTCGAAGTCAACGTCATACCCCTCGCCCTCTTTCAGCTGCCCTGTGGACAATAGGCAATTGAGGAGCAGTGTATTCAGCATGTCTGCCGTGTTGAAGTCGTAGGTCTTGCCAGTGTCGGATGTGTAGGAAATGTTATCCTGGGTCAGTTCCTTTATGGCTCTGAGAATCG
The Segatella copri DNA segment above includes these coding regions:
- a CDS encoding retropepsin-like aspartic protease, with the protein product MAVYTKEYESQPEAILTNVIICPAVDLSANVAVPVHCQVENVLWDTGATNTLISQEVVNALGLQPKNKALISSAGGDVESWTYLVHVILPTGTAELNVQALLNDNSDYDVVIGMDIINSCDFCYTNKDGKSTFSLCHPAKEKIILK
- a CDS encoding UpxY family transcription antiterminator — its product is MNALLNAHTKRGCDSPPHIGFASNVSPEAQSSQTGVSSEYVQQEGYNWFVLRATYNRVNAAVEKAKKNDIKTYVPMHYVLKVIAGKKKRIQQPLLPNFLFIYATREQSDSFVKKTVDAPISFIKYYLDKTLPPEANGKNPPLIIPYNAMINFIKATSTDSEHVRIVTAEQCHYKSGDKVRVIAGDFKGVVGKVARIAGQQRIVVEISGLCLVATAYIPTDFIEIVK
- the erm(F) gene encoding 23S rRNA (adenine(2058)-N(6))-methyltransferase Erm(F): MKTKKKLPVRFTGQHFTIDKVLIKDAIRQANISNQDTVLDIGAGKGFLTVHLLKIANNVVAIENDTALVEHLRKLFSDARNVQVVGCDFRNFAVPKFPFKVVSNIPYGITSDIFKILMFESLGNFLGGSIVLQLEPTQKLFSRKLYNPYTVFYHTFFDLKLVYEVGPESFLPPPTVKSALLNIKRKHLFFDFKFKAKYLAFISCLLEKPDLSVKTALKSIFRKSQVRSISEKFGLNLNAQIVCLSPSQWLNCFLEMLEVVPEKFHPS
- a CDS encoding IS1380 family transposase — encoded protein: MAKVAIKSEKLSPFGGIFSIMEQFDSNLSSVIDSTLGMRCRLYGYQYSEIIRSLMSVYFCGGSCIEDVTTHLMYHLSLHPTLRTCSADTILRAIKELTQDNISYTSDTGKTYDFNTADMLNTLLLNCLLSTGQLKEGEGYDVDFDHQFIEAEKFDAKPTYKKFLGYRPGVAVIGDMIVGIENSDGNTNVRFHQKDTLRRFFERIEQKGLTVNRFRADCGSCSEEIVEEVGKHCMTFYIRANRCGSLYDDIFALRGWKREELGGIEFELNSILVEKWKGRAYRLVIQRQKRIDGEIDLWEGEYTYRCILTNDYESSEKEIVKFYNLRGGKERIFDEMNNGFGWNRLPKSFMGENTVFLLLTALIRNFYKFIMARLDVKRFGLKATSRIKAFVFKFISVPAKWVRTSRQYVLNIYSCNNAYADVFQNDFG